tttaaaattttataaaaaaaaaaaaaggttagccGCAATTCTTGActgccaaaataaaaataaacaaaattgagaaccgacttttcaaaagtcatcccccaaaaaccaaatcccaaccccccatccaaaatcaaataataaaatatatattatttttaatttaaataataataaaaaatatattatttttcaaattttaagatttaaataaaaatttgtaaataaaaaaatatttttaagtgtcatttaatataaaaaatattttctactttttatttatttttcaaatgaattaaaaaaagtaaattaactttttaatttcaaaatatgatataaaaatgaatacaataacaaaaaaattgaaataatttacttttaagaataataagacaaaaaagacatcttacttcctaattacataaaaaaatttatttaaaaaaactaacttccatttttttcccaaaatagaaaatgtgtctctaattttaattaatctttcatttcccCACTATTCTACTTTTCTTTCGAACCAAATAGGACCAATGTACTACAATGGAATCTATCATCTCTTCTACCAGTACAGCCCAAAGGGAGTTGTGTGGTGCAGCATCGTTTGGGTTCACTCCATCTCCAAGGATCTCATCAATTGGGTCGCCCTTGACCCGACCATCTACCCGTTCAAGCCCTTCGACATAAATGGGTGCTAGTTCAGATCTGCCACCATCCTCCCGAGCAACAAACTCGTCATCTTCTACACCAGACTCGACTCCTAGAACAGGTAGGTCCAGAACTACGTCGTACCCACTAACCTATCCGACTCGTATCTTCGTGAATGGATCAAACCCGACGACAACCCCCTCGTGGTTCCCACCCTGAACATGAACACGAGCGCTTTCCGTGACCCAACCACGGGCTGAATCAGGTGAGACGAGCACTGGAGAATGGTCGTCGGTAGCTAAAGGAAGCACCGGGGAATGACCTACTTGTACCAAAGCGGAGATTTCGTGAATTTGGTCAAGACGAAGCACCCACTCCACTCTACTCCGAAAAATCGAAATGTGCGAATACCCGGATTTTTACCCAGTTGCGGTGTGCAGGCGGCACGAGTTGGACACATCAGTGATGGGAGAACACATGAAGCacgtgttataatttttttatttcaatatatttttcttccattccatTATTTCATTCTAATTGTTTTTTGTACCTAAATTTTTGTgtaagttttttgttttttgttttttgttttttttaatctaaaccgatttttgaaaagtcagttaggtaagaaatattaaattttaaaattttcctatataaaatatacataaaataatatgtaagtaaaatctcattttttgtcttaatattctcaaaagtaaattatttcagttattgtattcatttttatagaattttttgaaattaaaaaattaacttactttttttaattcatttgaaaaataaataaaatgtaaaaaaatatttttgtattaaatgacacttaaaattattttttttttataaatttttattgaagtataaaaattttaaaaaataatatatattttattattatttaaattaaaaaaaaatttatgattccCACTTTCAAGGGGGGAGGCAGGGGCaaaacttggggggggggggggatttgaTTTggggggagggagggagggaaggGCAGAACGTGGGGGACGGGTTTGTTGCCCTGGAGGATGGTGGCAGATCCGGACCAGCATCCATTTATGTCAAAGAGCTTGGACGGGTAGATGGTTGGGTCAAGGGCGACCCAATTGAGAAGGTTCTTggagatggaatgaactcaaacgATGTTGCACCACACAGCTCCCTTCAGGTTGTACTGGTAGAAGAGATGATAGATTTCATTGTTGTACATTAGTCCTATTTGATTCAAAAGAAAAGTAGAATAACTGGAAAaggaaagattaattaaaattagagacagattttctattttgggaaaaaaatggaagttagtttgtttaaataattttttttatgtaattaggaagtaagatgtcttttttgtcttattattcttaaaagtaaattattttaattttttgttattgtattcatttttatatcatattttgaaatttaaaaaattaatttactttttttaattcatttaaaaaataaataaaagtagaaaatattttttatattaaatgacacttaaaaatatttttgttattcacaaatttttatttaaatcttaaaatttgaaaaataatatatttttattatttaaattaaaaataatatatattttattatttgattttgagtggggggttgggatttggtttttggggggtgacttttgaaaagtcggttcttaatttttattttttttttattttttttattttgacaatTAAGAATTGCagttgacttttttttttctttaaattttaaagCCCAAACCGACTTTTAGAAAGTcgattcttaatttttaatttttttttattttcacagTCAAGAATTgcggttgatttttttttaaagcccaaaacgacttttggaaagtcggttagGTACATTTGCGTAAATTTTTTCAATTTCATTAGTGTATaagtgttttttgattttttcttttaatattttggtaaaaaactctAGATATAAATCTTCCGTCGTGGAGACCACATATTGTGTCAGTTCAAaacattagagagagagagagagagagagagacagagcgagagagagagagaggaatgaaaGGTTTAATGGCGGACTACTTCGCCGACCTGGAAGAGCAAGGATCGTCGGTAGCGATGGACGTCGACGACGTCGACTCACTGGAAATGTTCGGGGAGGGCGTCTTGCCGGCCGACAACAAGCTTGCCgagtccgacttcttcaattcttTCGAGGACGACTTCGATGACTCCGACATCAACTGATCTTTCTTCTTTTAATAATCGAACTGCTTCTGCTGCGCTCTTCTCATGTGTTGCCATTCAGATACGCTTTGTTACTTTGAATCTGTCTTCTTGTAAGCCTATGTAGCAGATCATAATCTTATAGCTCTCTTAtccaaaagggggaaaaaaaccTAAATAACAGATCGGTAATCCTTGGTTTGATTTCTGCGATAATCTATTAAAGTGGGAAGCAACTGAGAATGACATTGGGTTTCTTTGAATCTGGCGGGGGACACCATTCGATAGATTGGGGATTCTTTGTGTTTCTAGGGTTTCCGTTCTTCAAGGATGAGTGAGGATAAGGTTCTGTTTGGGTGATATAAAATTGATACTTGAATCGCGGACTAGGTTATCCTTATGCCAGTTACTTTGGGTGATAATATTGATTAGAATTTAGATATTAACATTATGTTTTGTTTCCGTAATGGAATGGAattgaatgaaaatttaaattaattcttTAATATTAAACATGTGGTGTGTTCGTCAATGATATCGTATTGTTGTTGGGCTCACCTTCGTAGCAATGAATATCATAAATATGGTTCATAGTAAGAAATCAActgaaaaaatatagaaaatacgAACTTTTGATAGCCTGGGGTTTCTCTAGATTCTGTCTTGCAAAATTGAGTTTTGATTGATGACCAACTTTAACCGGGAATTCAAGCCTGTTACTAAATATTATTATTCGCATTTCTAGAATATTTCTTAGTGGTTGAAAGCTAAATCTTCAATGTTATAGATCTCAACCATTAATTATATGGTTTGGTCGGATTATAGTTGGGTTGGATTTgcgatttaatttttttaaagaaaaattagcGCAAAAGAATATGCGAGATTAAAAATTTGCAAGACATAAAAAGTAATATCACTTATAAAAGTATTATTTAACTAAATGTATGTTGGATTTCTCATTAAAAGCAATGCTATATTAAGGTCCTCTATGGTTGATTgacataaaaaaattaaattataaaacaGAAAAAATGTAAAGAATTAACATATGGCAACTCACAAAGTCCTATTTGGATTAAAATTTTTGTCTAGattaaaaaatgggaaaaaaaataagaaattttattttctatttactCTCTCTCTATATCAATTAttattaaagtaaaaaatttaatctaatataagtaataattaagaaaaaaatataatatgtaaaaattgaattttattctttaatttactttatattttgttttctttcttcttttttttttttttttttggtagccaaatatgaaataaatttGGTTACATTTTACTTCCTTTCTTTGACTAAATACCAAATGAGGcacaaaagaaacaagaaaataatagataaaaatgGATGAACGATCCAAAACTTGAATTTTCTTATGTGAAACCAAACCAAACTAACAGTTGGttatttcggttaattcggttttcaccgaattatgcacACCCCTACCTATGAATGTCATTTTGTAACTACGAAAACAACATCATTCTTCCCATGCAGCAATCACTCGTAATCTACAAAGCCACTGCGGGGAATACTTAATTACCTCTCATCAACAACATTTCACATTTGGGAGTATGGATTTCatacattgaatttaaatttaggtAAATTTAAATAAAGTTCAATATAACTTATAAtacatcttatttaaattctataCAATTTAAAATCCAAAGCCTCTCCAAGCAGTAGATTAAAAAACTTGTAAGCTTAATTTTGGTccaatatatatattaagcttcaACTCAAGTCCCCCAAAACTGTCAATTACACGGTTGAATACTTGTTAGAGGTCGAGCATCAAACGCTTCCATCTGATCAAgagatttatttaataaatttgaattttcatcTGAGAGATTGTCAAACCATTAATGATTTCCTTCAGAGTCTTACACAACTCAAGGAAGTTTTGTTTTATGGTGCAAATTTTTAGTAAGTTTTGCtgatattttgatattttaataaatttcgaATGTTTTGTATGTCAAAAGGAAATTTTGTAAAACAGACATTAACCACCCTTTTCCAATTTCAAGATGCcagaaaatgagaagaaaaaaaaaatgtgaacgaaaatttcaacattttttttaggaaatctaTTTGGAAGGAAATTTTGTAGAACAGACATTTAACCTCCCTTTTCAATTTCAAGGTTCCAGAAAACCCAAAAAAATGTGAatggaaattcaaaattttaatttaaaatcatgTTTCTGACATTCGGGCTGCGGATTCTTAATCTGTACAAGGAGAAACACCCGATGCTATAAATTCTCATTGAACAGAAGCTTCAGATATCAGCATGTTACTTCCAAAGAGAGCCAAAGGCCGTCTTTTTAATGCAGAATAGAACATACGGGCAGAAGGGagagaaaaatacaaaagaatTAGAGAGGAGAGTGCATAGCTCGACACAAATAGGGATGAAGGAGAAATCATCTTAACAGTATTCATAACAGATTTAGTGAGTGGAGGAAACCAAATGCATGGCTccgtattttttttcttttttttttatttccccctCCACTTAAAGAGACAATTAAGGAGACACTCATAACAGTAAAGGAAATAAAACTAAGACATGCTGCAAAGAAGCACGCAATGAAAATGAAGAGCAAGAAGAAGAAATGCACAGAAATATGGACCTAGTACAAACTTACAAGCTCACAAATTACATAGGAACATTAAACTAATTTTCAAGGGTGTACAAGCACATACTGAAGTTCATACAATTCCAAGAGGTCTATCCCCAGGTCCCACAAATTTCTCACTGGAAGCTTTCTATTTCTTGCAAAGGATCCCAATATGGATGGTGCATTTCTTGCTTACTAGGTGCCTTCAAAATCTTGCTTTTAACTCGACTCATCCTTTTCTGCAATTTCGCAGGAATCAAACCAATTTCTCGCAGGAGTTGATCTCTTGCAGAAAGACTCTAGAAAATTGGGGCAGATCTGGAATTATGGCACAATCAATTTCTCCTCAGAATTCTGAAATAGTAAATAAATTATCTTCTTTATTCTTCAAGATAAAATACCAGATATCAAATTCTCCTTAATACAGTTAAAATCTGGCAAGCAGGGCCAAAACATCGCTCTCAAATTCAAACTATCATTTCCCAAAGTCAAAATACACAggctattttcaaattttcacaGCTGATATCAATCTCCCTAGTGTGGTCAatttaatagataaataaataattaattaattaattaagaaaaaaaagatTGCATTAAGTCAGAAGAGAATATACAATACAGAGGACAAAAAGTCCACCCATAAATAACAGAAGTTCCAAAACGAAAAAGGAGATACAATGAAACAAAGAAAAACTTAAATGAATTGGTGTAGCAAAGATCTCCAACCACTCTAAATATGACTTAAAAAAACTCCATCAAGAGCATCAGCCACTGAAGCCAGGTAAGGCGTGGGAGACCACCCTATCCTGGAACAAATGACAGGGGAGAGCAATGTCCTGGAAGACCCTTGAATTCCTCTCTAACCAAATGCATCACATCATAGCAAGTAAAGCGCAATTAAAATCTTATAATCTTTCCTTCGCATGAAACCCCAAAATCTCTTGGGAAACAGCTCACTTGGTCAATATATCTTGGTTTGGACCACTGGGTATGGGTACTTGGGTGTGTCAGGTATGGATTCAATGCAGTAAATAAAAATCGTGTTGGGTTATAACATTAGGTAATCAGATTAGTTCTCTCCTATATTCTCCTGAGCAGAGCATGGAATCAAATAGCTTGAATTGCAACCTGAAAATAAATAAGAGGGCTCGGCTGTAAAGATGGGGGTTGTGACACTGACACAACAGAGATTTCTCAAGATCAACTCAATTATAGGTTTAATAACAAGGTTGCTGGTGATGCAAGCTGACTTGACAACAGGGATGGGGGAAGTagagaaaatatgtatattgatgGGCTTGAAGATGCTGGATCTGTATATTGAATGGAAAATTCCTGCAATGATCTTGACAAAAAGGTGGCACTCCTGTTCTGATGACTCAACTTCAAAGCAGCAGCAGCACTCTCTTCCCTTTTCTTCACCCCACTTGCATATCAGAACTGGcatcaattttttttctcttttatccTGTGTACTTCGTTTTCTTCTGTCAAACCAATAATGAaccctttttttttccttctttaaaaaaaaaaaacaaaattcctGCTTTTGTGCTTCAGCTGCTGTCTTCCTCTTTGCATCAACAATCATTTTGACTGGAAAATGATGGGAATCACTGTAACAGTGGCAACGAAGGGATTTGTTGATGGAATGAAGTGTATCTGATACCAATTTGAGGTAGCACACAAAGGCAATAGgagagaaagaaatagaaaagaaTAGAAAGAGAGTACGAGAAGAGAAAATGGAGATTAGTGAGTGAAGAAAAGAGAGGGAAGGGATAGAACAGAGGTAAATGAGAGGACATATTAAGACTTGAGAGAGACAAAGGCTTGGGGCAAAATCTCAATTAATCATTCAATCAACTTAGTGTTACGGAGATAATTTAGgataattaggctgtaaataatttagttgaaatattttagtttatatttagattgtatatagcagaaaattaggctgtaaatagTGCTGAAAATCTGGCAGTTAGGCGCTGAAAATGTACTGAAAATCGggcaacaactatgtaaatctcttctatatataatgaaagcaaacccgatggaaagggcattcagaccaaaattaaattagtatcagagccccTCTTCTGATTCCGTCATTTTGGTCTTAATCACTGGGTGCAATTCTCATCGctgttcttgaaaaatatatatatattctctcagtTTCAGCAAGTTCTTTCTTGCTTTCGTGGGTGTCGGCCTTCTCTGTGGTGTCCACTTTGGTGGTTTTCAGTTTTGTTGGGGGCTGCCAGAATTTTTTTGGTTGCGCACGCTGTCCTTGGTTGCTGGCTACTCATCTCGGTGTTTGTTTTCTGTGGTGGTTGACGGCATTTGTGGGTGGCTGTATGGTGGTCGGCAGTTTCTGTGGTGGTCAGCAGCTTCGACTCCTCCTGGTGTGATCGACGAAGGTGCTGTGTTTCTTCCTCTGCTGTGTCATTTTTCACACGGGGCAGGTATTTCGAGTTAGGCGTCCGTGTTTGATCTGCGCTTTTATTTATGCTGGGCTTTTGTAATCTAGTTGTGCCTGTAGACCTCTTATTATTTGGATTTGGAATTGATTTGAGTTAGGCTTGCCGTTTATTTGGTTGGCTGCTTGGGCTTATTTTTTTAGTGCCTTTCATCATGTctattgaaaatactattgttcGATTTACTAGAAAGAATTTCCCTACGTAGGAATTCCAatttaaaatgttcttgaaaGGGAATGAATTATCAAATCATATTGATAGTTCTACTCAAGTTCCCACTGATGAAAAGGAATTTGCATACTGGGAGGTCAAGGATGCTAAGGTGATCTCTTGGTTGTTGGGGACAATTGAGTCTCACCTTGTGACCAATCTTCATTGTTTTACTATGGCTCAAGCTATGTGGGATTATCTCCATCGTATTTACCACCAAGATCAGAGTGCTCGGAAGTTCCAAATGGAATTGGAAATTAGTAATTACAGTCAAGGTAATTTACCTATTGAACAATTTTATTCTAGCTTTATTAATCTTTGGAGCTAGTATTCTGCTATTGTTCATGCTAAGGTTCCCCCTACGGCACTCGCGACTCTTCAAGCAGTTCATGCTGAGAGTTAGCGCAATCAATTTTTTCTGAAACTTTGACCTGAATTTGAGCCTGTTCGAGCTAGTTTATTGAACCGTAATCTAGTTCCTTCTTTGGATATTTGTTTGGGACATTTATTGTGTGAAGAACAACGGCTATCCACTCATATGGGTATGATTTATGAAAAGGTATTTTGTGAGGCTGTGAATGTAGCATATGCAGCACAAGCGAGAGGGAGGAACAAGTTGCAGCGTTTCAGTTGCAAGGAGTTTGGTCATATTGCTCGCTACTATCCTCATAAAGTTTGTAACTACTGCAAGAAAGGTCATATCATCAAAGACTATTGAGTGCGGTCTCAAAATCGCCAATCCCAAGATTTTCAAGCTGCTATTcaatcctcttcttcttcttctatgcCACCCACTGTAAGCTCTAATTCGTCTGTTCTCACACCAACAAGGGTCCAACAAATGATTGTGTCTGTTTTTACGGCCTTAGGCCTACAAGGTACGACTACTAAGTCAACTTcttggattgttgatttgggcGCTTCTAATCATATGACTGGAAATATGACAGGTCACCATGGTGTTCGTAAGTATAGAGACATGCAAAATATTCAGACTGCTGATGGAAAGACTCTTCCAATTACTATTGTTGATAATTTGGGCTCTTCATTTCATGATGTTTTTGTCTCTCCTGGATTGTCTACCAATTTGATTTCTGTTGGACAATTGGTAGATAATAACTGTGATGTTCATTTTTCTTGGGGTGGTTGTCTTGTGAGGATCAGGTGTTGAGGCCGGTGATCGCAAAGGGGCCTAAAGTGGGACATTATTTCCTTTACAGTTTTCTATTCCTAATGTTGTTTCTCTTGCTTGTACGACTACTACCAATAATAATGAGGTCTGacataagaaattgggtcatcCTAATTATGTTGTCTTGGCTCATCTTATGAAACATGGTTTTTTGGGcaataaagattccttttcttcttctcctgtATTTCTTTTATTGTGCAACTTGTCGTCTCGGTAAAAGTAAAACTTTACCTTTTCCTGCGCATGGTAGTCGTGCTTCTAATTGCTTTGAGATTGTGCATACTGATGTTTGGGGTGTGAGTTTATTTCTCATAGTTAGTATCGTTATTTTGTCacgtttattgatgattatagtcGATTCACTTGGATATATTTTCTCCGCTCCAAAGCTAATGTGTTTTCTGTCTTTAAAAAATTTGTTGCGCTTGTCGAGACACAGTTCAGTACTTGTATCAAAACTTTATGCTCTAACTCAAGGGGGGAGTACATGTCTCAGTCTTTTCAGACTTCTCTTCAGCAAAAGGGGATCATTTCCCAGCATTCTTGTCcttatacccctcaacaaaatggagtcgttGAGCATAAGAATCGTCATCTCTTAGATGTCGTTTGTACTTTGTTGATTAACTCTTCTGTACCTTCTAAGTTTTGGGTAGAAGTTTTATCTACTGCTATCTATTTGATCAATCGTTAGCCTATTGCCACTCTAAATTATGATTCTCCCAATTTTCAATTATTTGGCATATCTCTTGAGTATCAATCCTTCATACTTTTGggtgtgtttgttttgttcatcTACCATATGTTGAGCGTCACAAGCTTGCTGCCCAGTCTGTCACGTGTGCCTTTATGGGATATAGTCCAACTCAAAAAGGATTTGTTTGTTATGATGCTCATGCAAACAAATTTTGGATCTAATGGAATGTGATTTTCTTCGAAAATCAATATTTCTTTCAGTCTCAAGTTATTTCTGATACTCCCATTACTCTTCTTCCCGCTTTTGATGATGTGTCTTCTTCTATTGAGCGATTTAAACCAGGTGTGGTGTATCATCGACGTCCTCCCCCTTCTTCG
This genomic stretch from Malania oleifera isolate guangnan ecotype guangnan chromosome 3, ASM2987363v1, whole genome shotgun sequence harbors:
- the LOC131151072 gene encoding small acidic protein 1, which produces MKGLMADYFADLEEQGSSVAMDVDDVDSLEMFGEGVLPADNKLAESDFFNSFEDDFDDSDIN